From Arachis stenosperma cultivar V10309 chromosome 2, arast.V10309.gnm1.PFL2, whole genome shotgun sequence, one genomic window encodes:
- the LOC130961600 gene encoding uncharacterized protein LOC130961600 — protein MSSLGTSKGILEIAKFGVYVTVPIVLMYTFANNTKNLQKFMGNKSYIEYPPEAPRPPSPEELREKARELARKRNNP, from the exons ATGTCATCTCTCGGCACGTCCAAGGGGATTCTTGAGATTGCTAAGTTTGGGGTCTATGTCACTGTCCCCATTGTTCTTATGTATACTTTCGCCAACAATACCAAGAACCTTCAGAAATTCATGGGAAAT AAATCATACATCGAATATCCCCCAGAGGCACCAAGGCCGCCATCACCAGAGGAACTTAGGGAGAAGGCTCGCGAGCTGGCTCGTAAAAGGAACAATCCATGA
- the LOC130960000 gene encoding probable caffeoyl-CoA O-methyltransferase At4g26220, giving the protein MASKGLLQTEELYKYILESSVFPREPEPLKELRDVTANHPRKLMATAPDAGQIITMLLQLVNAKKTIEIGVFTGYSLLLTALSIPEDGKITAIDIDRDAYEIGLPIIKKAGVEHKINFVESEALPVLDQLLTDHENEGSYDYAFVDADKVNYWNYHERLLKLLKVGGIVVYDNTLWGGSVAKNENETPEFYRPGRHLTIEFNKQIAADSRVQISLAPFGDGITICKRIM; this is encoded by the exons ATGGCATCAAAGGGTTTATTGCAAACTGAAGAGTTGTACAAG TATATTTTGGAATCTAGTGTTTTCCCACGTGAGCCAGAGCCTCTCAAGGAGTTAAGGGATGTAACTGCTAATCATCCAAG GAAATTAATGGCTACAGCACCGGATGCAGGTCAGATCATTACCATGCTTCTACAGCTAGTAAATGCTAAGAAGACTATCGAGATCGGAGTCTTCACCGGATACTCCCTTCTACTGACAGCGCTTTCGATTCCTGAGGATGGGAAG ATAACCGCTATTGATATAGATCGAGATGCATATGAAATCGGATTACCGATAATTAAGAAAGCCGGCGTTGAGCACAAGATTAACTTTGTGGAGTCCGAGGCTTTGCCGGTTCTAGATCAGCTCTTGACTGAT CATGAGAATGAAGGGAGTTATGACTATGCATTTGTTGATGCCGACAAAGTTAACTATTGGAATTACCATGAGAGGCTATTGAAGTTGTTGAAGGTTGGTGGGATAGTAGTCTATGATAACACTCTCTGGGGAGGCTCTGTTGCGAAGAATGAAAATGAGACTCCGGAATTCTACAGACCTGGCAGGCATCTGACAATCGAATTCAACAAACAAATTGCAGCCGATTCTCGAGTCCAGATTTCGCTTGCTCCATTTGGGGACGGCATCACCATATGCAAGCGTATCATGTGA